Within Eggerthella timonensis, the genomic segment TTGCATGTGCGGTAGTCCTTCGCCTCGGCAGCGGCGGCGTAGATGTCGTTGATGAGGCTCGTGACGTACTTCTCGTGCGTGAGGGCGGCCTCGAGCGGCTCCAGGAAGTTGGTGAACTCCTTGTCGGGCTGGTCGATGGCCAGCAGCTTCACCTTGCAGCCGTTCTCATGCAGGTAGTTGCGGAAGATGAGAGCGTGGTCGCGCTCCTCCTTGGCCTGGATCTCGTACCAGTTGGCGAAGCCTTCGAGGCCCTCCTCCTCGTAGTAGTCGGCGAAGGACAGGTACAGGTACGAGGAGTACAGCTCCTTGTTGATCTGATCGTTCAGAAGTTCATACACGCGTGCGTCCATGGGCATCTCCTTCTTCGTTCGTTCGGGGGCGAACGGTAGTGCACCCCGTTTCATCTGCATATATGATAATCCTGATGAGGCTTGGACACGAGCCGGATACCGATGCTC encodes:
- a CDS encoding ferritin, which encodes MDARVYELLNDQINKELYSSYLYLSFADYYEEEGLEGFANWYEIQAKEERDHALIFRNYLHENGCKVKLLAIDQPDKEFTNFLEPLEAALTHEKYVTSLINDIYAAAAEAKDYRTCKFLDWFIEEQQEEEDNADKMITRMKLFGSDAKALYDLDQENAARVYSVPSPLATA